One Setaria viridis chromosome 3, Setaria_viridis_v4.0, whole genome shotgun sequence DNA window includes the following coding sequences:
- the LOC117847799 gene encoding uncharacterized protein, whose protein sequence is MGNNTSTDPSIAKSKEVFQVRNDLQEELEVMKKELMNQLVAATKKELQEHLKATKGELQKQSEATKKELSNQLVTATKKELQENLEASKEELKKQSEKVMKDLKEVLEYKLENKQLERKNIELSSEKAELEKQLEYTKKAALVLIDAADAYQEATEKQIKAKVEELEDTTKAALVFMEAADTYQEETERKIKARTEELENTRKAALVFMDAADTYQEAAEKQIKSKVEELEDMRMVFVDAADTYQEAAEKQIKATVQTLEVLGGQEAMRVESLESEFNATLANNQEMEVDATVKKRECDLVKGENDMLQSEVLATEPKPKLNLFEAAVETQRLKMELGALVEAKEAAENAFEADMEDVMKEPKDLKSKVEEIKTIKGFVMHQNETLWLEDSIAAQKYDIYEVEVESTEMQLNVLMEAKEAAAMGFNVNEAKIKKELEEIHAIRYER, encoded by the exons ATGGGGAACAACACATCGACCGACCCATCGATCGCCAAATCTAAGGAGGTCTTCCAGGTACGGAACGATCTGCAAGAGGAATTGGAGGTGATGAAGAAAGAGCTCATGAATCAATTGGTGGCTGCAACAAAGAAAGAGCTGCAGGAGCATTTGAAGGCGACGAAGGGAGAGCTGCAGAAGCAATCGGAGGCGACGAAGAAAGAGCTCAGCAACCAATTGGTGACGGCGACGAAGAAAGAACTGCAGGAGAatttggaggcgtcgaaggaaGAGCTGAAGAAGCAATCGGAGAAGGTGATGAAAGACCTTAAGGAAGTGCTAGAGTACAAACTAGAGAACAAGCAGTTGGAGCGCAAAAACATTGAGCTGTCCAGTGAGAAGGCTGAACTAGAGAAGCAATTGGAGTACACGAAAAAGGCAGCCCTAGTGCTCATAGACGCTGCTGATGCATACCAAGAAGCAACAGAGAAGCAAATCAAGGCAAAGGTAGAGGAATTGGAGGACACGACGAAGGCGGCTCTGGTATTCATGGAAGCTGCTGATACGTACCAAGAAGAAACAGAGAGAAAAATTAAGGCGCGGACGGAGGAATTGGAGAATACGAGGAAGGCAGCTCTGGTGTTCATGGACGCTGCCGATACATATCAAGAGGCAGcagaaaaacaaatcaaatcaaaGGTGGAGGAATTGGAGGACATGAGGATGGTGTTTGTGGACGCTGCTGATACGTACcaagaagcagcagagaagcaaaTTAAGGCAACAGTACAAACACTAGAGGTGCTAGGGGGCCAAGAGGCAATGAGGGTAGAATCTTTGGAGTCAGAGTTCAATGCAACTCTAGCTAACAACCAGGAAATGGAGGTTGATGCCACTGTGAAAAAGAGGGAATGTGATTTGGTAAAGGGTGAAAATGATATGCTTCAGTCAGAGGTTTTGGCAACAGAGCCTAAACCTAAACTTAACCTATTTGAAGCAGCGGTTGAGACACAGAGGCTCAAGATGGAATTGGGTGCGTTGGTAGAGGCGAAGGAGGCAGCTGAAAATGCATTTGAGGCAGATATGGAAGATGTCATGAAGGAACCGAAGGACCTCAAGAGCAAAGTGGAGGAAATCAAGACCATAAAGGGTTTTGTGATGCATCAAAATGAAACACTTTGGTTGGAGGATTCTATAGCTGCTCAGAAATATGATATATATGAAGTAGAGGTTGAGAGTACCGAGATGCAGTTGAATGTGTTGATGGAGGCAAAGGAGGCAGCTGCAATGGGGTTTAATGTTAACGAGGCAAAAATCAAGAAGGAATTGGAGGAAATTCATGCCATCAG ATATGAACGATGA
- the LOC117848112 gene encoding uncharacterized protein translates to MALSTSPTLQNRSWYADLFTDDRVKSLSHQVSTLRDKVWELERKSTQLAGGKGKLEKQLEETKKAAEVLASEKEEVEMSLKGENDKLRMEVFAAEEKYSQSEEEVKKLKMELAALAEAKEVAGKAFDSEKAAMMMESEYLKRRIGETQANKDLVDGENDKLRLEVLTLEQKCSLSEAEVERLKMELDTLEVAKEAAANAFHAEKVEIIKQLEDLKRKVEEIQASTDLVMAENDKLRSEALTAEEKHSFYEAEVERLKMELSVLAEANETAVKVFDAEKAEIMKELEDLKGQVEETHASKDLVMGENDRLQSEVLAAELKHRMSEAEVERLKMELSARAEAEEAAAKAFDAQKAEIMKEMENLKSMLEEIQASKDLVIGENDKLRSEVLTIEQKHSMFEAEVERLRKELDALVEAKEAAAEAFDVEKLEVMKELEGLKRKVEEIEASKDLEKDENNKLRYEVLTLEQKLSHSQEEVERLKMELGVLAEAKEAAAKVFDAEKAQIMKESEGLKRRVEESQARKQAEEALHDKVAQADKLRAEVEELHVSMSQLQASYNEIDAKRLRLNDEKNSVQKALDAMKDEAAIMKSKIEALENNNTEKDGEIGKLKAEKEEKMGQIDVLSKDIELLHQAMNEEKRKKKCSIRANLASGRTFLSSCIPK, encoded by the exons ATGGCATTGTCGACTTCTCCAACCCTGCAGAACAGGTCGTGGTATGCAG ATCTCTTCACGGATGACAGGGTGAAGTCCCTATCACACCAGGTCTCGACACTTCGGGACAAGGTGTGGGAGTTGGAGCGCAAAAGCACCCAGTTGGCTGGCGGCAAGGGTAAACTGGAGAAGCAATTGGAGGAGACTAAGAAGGCGGCTGAGGTGTTGGCAAGCGAGAAGGAAGAGGTGGAGATGAGCTTGAAGGGTGAAAATGATAAGCTTCGGATGGAGGTTTTCGCTGCCGAGGAAAAATATAGCCAGTCTGAAGAAGAGGTTAAGAAGCTCAAGATGGAATTAGCTGCACTGGCAGAGGCAAAAGAGGTGGCTGGGAAGGCCTTTGATTCTGAGAAGGCAGCAATGATGATGGAATCGGAGTATCTTAAGAGGAGGATAGGGGAAACCCAAGCAAATAAGGATTTGGTAGATGGTGAAAATGATAAGCTTAGGTTGGAGGTTCTGACCTTAGAGCAAAAATGTAGCTTATCTGAAGCGGAGGTTGAGAGGCTCAAGATGGAATTGGACACACTGGAGGTGGCAAAGGAGGCAGCCGCAAATGCATTTCATGCTGAGAAGGTGGAAATCATCAAGCAATTGGAGGACCTCAAAAGGAAGGTGGAGGAAATCCAGGCCAGCACGGATTTAGTGATGGCTGAAAATGATAAGCTTAGGTCGGAGGCTCTGACCGCAGAAGAGAAACATAGCTTCTATGAAGCAGAGGTTGAGAGGCTCAAGATGGAACTTAGTGTGCTAGCGGAGGCGAATGAGACGGCTGTCAAGGTATTTGATGCTGAGAAGGCAGAAATCATGAAGGAATTGGAGGACCTCAAAGGACAGGTGGAGGAAACCCATGCTAGTAAGGATTTGGTTATGGGTGAAAATGATAGGCTTCAGTCGGAGGTTTTGGCCGCAGAGCTAAAACATAGGATGTCTGAAGCCGAGGTTGAGAGGTTGAAGATGGAGCTAAGTGCACGAGcggaggcagaggaggcggcTGCCAAGGCATTTGATGCTCAAAAGGCGGAAATTATGAAGGAAATGGAGAACCTAAAGAGCATGTTGGAGGAAATCCAGGCTAGCAAGGATTTGGTGATAGGTGAAAATGATAAACTTCGGTCGGAAGTTCTAACCATAGAGCAGAAACATAGCATGTTTGAAGCAGAAGTTGAGAGGCTTAGGAAGGAATTGGATGCGCTAGTGGAGGCGAAGGAGGCAGCTGCCGAGGCATTTGATGTTGAGAAGTTAGAAGTAATGAAGGAATTGGAAGGCCTCAAGAGGAAAGTGGAGGAAATCGAAGCCAGCAAAGATTTGGAGAAGGATGAAAATAATAAGCTCCGTTATGAGGTTTTGACACTTGAACAGAAACTTAGCCATTCTCAAGAAGAGGTTGAGAGACTCAAGATGGAACTGGGTGTATTGGCAGAGGCGAAGGAGGCAGCTGCAAAAGTATTTGATGCTGAGAAAGCGCAAATCATGAAGGAATCGGAGGGTCTTAAGAGGAGGGTGGAGGAAAGCCAAGCTAGGAAGCAGGCTGAGGAAGCATTGCATGACAAGGTTGCTCAAGCCGATAAGTTGAGGGCTGAAGTGGAGGAGCTCCATGTTTCTATGTCACAGCTGCAAGCATCTTATAATGAAATTGACGCCAAGCGGTTGCGCCTAAATGATGAGAAGAATTCAGTCCAGAAAGCACTTGATGCTATGAAGGATGAAGCAGCAATCATGAAGTCAAAAATTGAGGCACTTGAGAACAACAATACTGAAAAGGACGGTGAGATTGGGAAATTGAAAGcagaaaaggaggaaaagatGGGGCAGATCGATGTCCTGAGCAAGGACATTGAGCTGCTACATCAAGCAATGAATGaggaaaaaaggaagaaaaagtgTAGCATTCGGGCTAATTTGGCATCAGGAAGGACATTCTTGTCGTCATGTATCCCGAAATGA